From a single Raphanus sativus cultivar WK10039 chromosome 3, ASM80110v3, whole genome shotgun sequence genomic region:
- the LOC108845037 gene encoding uncharacterized protein LOC108845037, producing the protein MIAALDVVQKVKRVNHILFQCPYARLIWTTSPIHAPPQCLMSDSLYYNLHRVLSLQERYPPDEAYTDLVPWLFWRLWKNRNEFLFQDKYYSAQDTVNKAIENTAEWMSRQEENNIEVKKPTSNKQPVKWKPPIQNWTKCNTDGAWHKNQQGQGIGWISRDHTGRLLWAGAQRFEGLDSHVETEATALNWAIKSMSRLDYSQVIFETDAQVLVKMIEGVKEIWPKLKPIIQDITHSLKMNSSFKVEFFSRDGNKTTYKIAKEAFSFMNHVPKLYSIVPSWLKPVLEADMPYVGLN; encoded by the coding sequence ATGATAGCTGCTCTCGATGTGGTGCAGAAAGTGAAAAGAGTCAACCATATACTATTCCAATGCCCATATGCTCGACTGATTTGGACGACTTCCCCCATTCACGCACCACCACAATGTTTAATGTCTGACTCTCTCTACTACAACCTCCACCGTGTACTGAGTTTACAAGAACGATATCCTCCTGACGAGGCATACACGGATTTAGTCCCATGGTTATTCTGGCGCCTTTGGAAAAATAGGAATGAGTTCCTCTTCCAAGACAAATACTACTCAGCACAAGACACAGTCAATAAAGCCATTGAAAACACAGCAGAGTGGATGAGCAGACAGGAGGAGAATAATATAGAGGTTAAAAAACCCACAAGCAACAAACAGCCTGTCAAGTGGAAACCACCAATACAGAACTGGACCAAATGCAACACAGATGGAGCCTGGCATAAAAACCAGCAAGGACAAGGTATTGGCTGGATTAGTAGAGACCACACGGGCCGACTGCTGTGGGCTGGAGCGCAAAGGTTCGAAGGGCTAGACTCACATGTGGAGACTGAAGCAACTGCACTAAACTGGGCTATAAAATCTATGTCTCGCTTGGATTATTCACAGGTGATTTTTGAAACAGATGCACAGGTGTTAGTGAAGATGATCGAAGGTGTGAAGGAAATATGGCCAAAGCTGAAACCGATCATCCAAGACATCACCCACTCCCTTAAGATGAACAGTAGCTTTAAGGTAGAATTTTTCTCTAGAGATGGTAACAAAACGACATATAAGATAGCAAAGGAAgctttttcttttatgaatcATGTTCCTAAGTTGTATTCTATTGTGCCAAGTTGGTTGAAACCAGTATTAGAAGCAGATATGCCTTATGTAGGACTGAACTAA
- the LOC108844286 gene encoding uncharacterized protein LOC108844286 isoform X2, producing the protein MGGEDSERDKDGKWKPPPPQKADLKLWGILAFTVIGATATTFAVHQLRRTFDWVYTQVGRAQSAARRGTKGGSFRTAYQEEAWRRYNKRMQEEYEEELERVERIRRMQSVFNRERNKFRGGFENWKENDPNAHQYHQQYQRNDWYWKAESTFRNQRTNNHQEPPKQSRVYPLSHHYSVLGLSRSRATPYTEAEIKKAFREKAMEFHPDQNQDNKDVAEAKFKEVLLSYEAIKEERKDK; encoded by the exons atgggGGGAGAAGATTCTGAACGCGATAAAGATGGAAAGTGGAAACCTCCGCCGCCTCAGAAGGCCGACTTAAAGCTTTGGGGAATCCTCGCCTTTACTGTAATCGGCGCAACCGCCACCACTTTCGCC GTTCATCAGTTGCGAAGAACTTTTGATTGGGTCTATACTCAG GTAGGTAGAGCACAGTCAGCAGCGCGGAGAGGAACCAAAGGCGGTTCTTTCAGAACAGCTTATCAGGAGGAAGCATGGAGAAGGTACAATAAACGGATGCAAGAGGAGTATGAGGAAGAGCTTGAGAGAGTG GAACGTATTAGGCGTATGCAAAGCGTTTTCAACAGGGAGAGGAACAAATTTAGAGGGGGCTTCGAGAACTGGAAGGAAAATGATCCTAATGCTCACCAATACCATCAGCAGTATCAGCGAAATGATTGGTACTGGAAAGCTGAGTCTACCTTTAGAAACCAAAGGACCAACAATCACCAGGAGCCTCCAAAACAGTCTAGAGTCTATCCACTATCGCATCACTACTCTGTTTTAGGGCTCAGCAG GTCCAGGGCAACTCCATACACAGAAGCTGAGATTAAG AAAGCGTTCAGGGAGAAGGCGATGGAATTCCATCCAGACCAAAATCAAGATAACAAAG ATGTAGCTGAAGCAAAATTCAAAGAGGTGTTACTTTCGTATGAAGCTATAAAAGAGGAAAGAAAAGACAAGtag
- the LOC108844286 gene encoding uncharacterized protein LOC108844286 isoform X1, whose amino-acid sequence MGGEDSERDKDGKWKPPPPQKADLKLWGILAFTVIGATATTFAVGRAQSAARRGTKGGSFRTAYQEEAWRRYNKRMQEEYEEELERVERIRRMQSVFNRERNKFRGGFENWKENDPNAHQYHQQYQRNDWYWKAESTFRNQRTNNHQEPPKQSRVYPLSHHYSVLGLSRSRATPYTEAEIKKAFREKAMEFHPDQNQDNKDVAEAKFKEVLLSYEAIKEERKDK is encoded by the exons atgggGGGAGAAGATTCTGAACGCGATAAAGATGGAAAGTGGAAACCTCCGCCGCCTCAGAAGGCCGACTTAAAGCTTTGGGGAATCCTCGCCTTTACTGTAATCGGCGCAACCGCCACCACTTTCGCC GTAGGTAGAGCACAGTCAGCAGCGCGGAGAGGAACCAAAGGCGGTTCTTTCAGAACAGCTTATCAGGAGGAAGCATGGAGAAGGTACAATAAACGGATGCAAGAGGAGTATGAGGAAGAGCTTGAGAGAGTG GAACGTATTAGGCGTATGCAAAGCGTTTTCAACAGGGAGAGGAACAAATTTAGAGGGGGCTTCGAGAACTGGAAGGAAAATGATCCTAATGCTCACCAATACCATCAGCAGTATCAGCGAAATGATTGGTACTGGAAAGCTGAGTCTACCTTTAGAAACCAAAGGACCAACAATCACCAGGAGCCTCCAAAACAGTCTAGAGTCTATCCACTATCGCATCACTACTCTGTTTTAGGGCTCAGCAG GTCCAGGGCAACTCCATACACAGAAGCTGAGATTAAG AAAGCGTTCAGGGAGAAGGCGATGGAATTCCATCCAGACCAAAATCAAGATAACAAAG ATGTAGCTGAAGCAAAATTCAAAGAGGTGTTACTTTCGTATGAAGCTATAAAAGAGGAAAGAAAAGACAAGtag